A genomic segment from Chitinophaga niabensis encodes:
- the mutS gene encoding DNA mismatch repair protein MutS, whose product MAKSKSEETPLMTQHKAIKAKYPDAVLLFRVGDFYETFNEDAVIASKVLGIVLTKRANGSAAYIDLAGFPYHSLETYLHKLVKAGHRVAVCDQLEDPKTVKGIVKRGVTEMITPGVAVNDKLLENSTNNFLAAVHFGLNNTGVAFLDISTGELFAAQGSTEYIDKLLQSFRPAEVIFAKQQQKHFRQTFGSRFYTYTLEEWIFTNNYAREILHKHFETHSLKGFGIEDLTDAVIAAGATMHYLKDTEHPHLQHITAIQRIDQDDFLWMDRFTIRNLELLQSTVEQGRSLIGTLDNTLTPMGARLLKRWIVFPLRDLTRIHERLDTVEDLIKEADRTHALQQHLKAVGDLERLVSKIPLRKINPREVMQLARSLQQVIAIKELLSNASTGLLQELHGLLDPCFTILEKILAEISDNPPVLANKGGVIREGVHAELDDLRAIATSGKEYLLRIQQQESEATGIPSLKVAFNNVFGYYLEVTNTHKNKVPANWIRKQTLANAERYITPELKEYEEKITGAEDKIQVLEIQLYDALLLALQEYILPIQRNAQALGRLDCLLCFAHNAVQFKYRRPNVTDAYFIDIKDGRHPVIEQGLPTGETYVTNDLLLHQNEQQVIILTGPNMSGKSALLRQTALITLMAHMGSFVPASAAEIGLTDKIFTRVGASDNLSGGESTFMVEMNETASIINNLTPRSLIILDEIGRGTSTYDGISIAWSIVDYLHDMTPHRPKTLFATHYHELNELENKHSRVKNFHITNKEVGNKIIFLRKLAPGGSRHSFGIHVAKIAGMPPQLIDRANEILTQLESQHIAAPMEQIAAPIQKVQLSIFDAHSDTFKDIREKLESVDINRLTPVEALLKLSEIKDLLQ is encoded by the coding sequence ATGGCTAAAAGCAAATCGGAAGAAACACCCCTCATGACGCAGCATAAGGCTATTAAAGCCAAATATCCTGACGCAGTGCTGCTTTTCAGGGTGGGGGATTTTTATGAAACATTCAATGAGGATGCTGTAATAGCTTCGAAGGTATTAGGTATTGTACTCACCAAAAGGGCCAATGGCAGTGCCGCTTATATAGACCTGGCCGGCTTCCCTTACCATTCGCTGGAAACCTACCTGCACAAACTGGTGAAGGCTGGTCACCGCGTGGCCGTTTGCGATCAGCTGGAAGACCCTAAAACAGTGAAAGGGATCGTAAAACGGGGTGTAACAGAAATGATCACTCCCGGTGTGGCGGTGAACGACAAGCTGCTGGAAAACAGCACCAACAACTTCCTGGCTGCGGTACATTTTGGATTGAATAATACCGGCGTGGCTTTCCTGGATATTTCCACCGGGGAATTATTTGCTGCGCAGGGTAGTACGGAATACATCGACAAATTACTGCAAAGCTTCCGCCCTGCGGAAGTGATCTTTGCCAAACAACAGCAAAAACATTTCCGGCAAACATTCGGTTCCCGCTTTTATACCTACACCCTGGAAGAGTGGATCTTTACGAATAATTATGCCCGGGAGATACTCCATAAACATTTCGAAACACATTCCCTCAAAGGATTTGGTATAGAGGACCTTACCGATGCGGTAATTGCCGCTGGTGCCACCATGCACTACCTGAAAGATACGGAACACCCTCACCTGCAACATATCACCGCCATTCAGCGGATCGACCAGGATGATTTCCTCTGGATGGACCGTTTTACCATCCGTAACCTGGAACTGCTGCAAAGCACCGTGGAACAGGGAAGATCACTGATCGGCACCCTCGATAACACACTCACGCCAATGGGTGCACGTTTATTGAAACGCTGGATCGTATTCCCCCTGCGTGACCTCACACGTATTCATGAAAGACTGGATACCGTAGAGGACCTGATCAAAGAAGCAGACCGTACCCATGCCCTGCAACAACATCTTAAGGCAGTGGGTGACCTGGAACGGCTGGTATCCAAAATTCCCCTGCGGAAGATCAATCCGAGGGAAGTGATGCAGCTGGCCCGTTCCCTGCAACAGGTGATCGCCATCAAGGAATTATTGTCCAATGCCAGCACAGGACTGTTACAGGAGTTACACGGACTGCTTGACCCCTGTTTTACGATCCTCGAAAAGATCCTCGCAGAGATCTCCGATAATCCCCCGGTTCTGGCGAATAAAGGTGGAGTGATCCGGGAAGGCGTTCATGCAGAATTAGATGACCTGCGGGCGATCGCTACCTCCGGTAAGGAATACCTCCTGCGCATTCAGCAGCAGGAATCTGAGGCTACGGGCATCCCTTCCCTCAAAGTAGCCTTTAATAATGTGTTCGGTTATTATCTTGAAGTAACCAACACCCACAAGAATAAAGTACCTGCCAACTGGATCCGCAAACAAACGCTGGCCAACGCAGAAAGATATATAACACCCGAACTGAAAGAATACGAAGAGAAGATCACCGGTGCAGAAGATAAGATACAGGTGCTGGAGATACAATTGTATGATGCCTTGCTGCTTGCTTTACAGGAATACATCCTTCCTATTCAGCGTAATGCGCAGGCGCTTGGCCGGTTGGATTGCCTGCTTTGCTTTGCGCATAATGCCGTTCAATTCAAATACCGCCGTCCGAATGTTACAGATGCGTACTTCATTGATATCAAAGATGGCAGGCATCCTGTAATAGAACAGGGCTTGCCTACGGGAGAGACTTATGTGACCAACGATCTGTTGTTACATCAGAATGAGCAGCAGGTGATCATCCTCACCGGGCCCAACATGAGTGGTAAGTCTGCGTTATTAAGGCAAACTGCGCTCATCACATTGATGGCGCATATGGGTAGTTTTGTACCTGCTTCCGCTGCTGAGATCGGGTTGACGGATAAGATCTTCACGCGGGTGGGGGCTTCTGATAACCTGAGTGGTGGGGAAAGTACCTTTATGGTGGAAATGAATGAAACGGCCAGCATCATTAATAACCTTACCCCCAGGAGCCTGATCATCCTGGATGAGATCGGGCGGGGTACCAGTACATACGATGGTATTTCTATTGCCTGGAGCATTGTGGATTACCTCCATGATATGACGCCTCACCGGCCCAAAACATTATTTGCCACGCACTACCATGAATTGAATGAGCTGGAAAATAAGCACAGCCGGGTGAAGAACTTTCATATCACTAATAAAGAAGTGGGAAATAAGATCATCTTCCTTCGTAAACTGGCACCGGGAGGTAGCAGGCATAGCTTTGGTATTCATGTGGCGAAGATTGCAGGGATGCCTCCGCAGCTGATCGACAGGGCTAATGAGATACTTACACAGTTGGAAAGCCAGCATATTGCAGCACCTATGGAACAGATCGCTGCACCGATACAGAAAGTGCAGCTGAGCATTTTTGATGCGCATAGCGATACGTTCAAAGATATTCGGGAGAAGCTGGAATCTGTTGATATTAACAGGCTGACGCCTGTGGAGGCCTTGTTGAAGTTGAGCGAGATCAAGGATTTGTTGCAGTAA
- a CDS encoding SusD/RagB family nutrient-binding outer membrane lipoprotein produces MNIKHKLGIGVLAIATFASACTKDFAEYNTDPEVSPTLPPEYMITSSQKAMVDRDFDWYYDNYGYLMRWMQFTVAFPAGNVAGMFGAQNVNDYYQAFYTNIGRNLVEIEKIVGKMPEADRGQYRNLIAIARIHKAFAAFRVSDVNGSIPYTEALRARETANFTPVYDTQEKVFATLDAELKGAVDSLVKPAAGQISYGSYDMFYTNAATATANYAKTANVLRLKIAMRLLKRNPAKTKQIVDDVLASAGGVYTSNEEEWKFISGTNFARGGNWGSQGNNSSAAGRNMLNFLRTHTDPRLRLFYKKNGMTRERFDYIKLGGGFPETAVYNPERYVGLPVSPDAVNLPANVNLFGTKTYSLVFADGRKEDVTVDTLSQYQNRLFDLSGDGGANGQYTQPLLTYAEYCFIMSELAVRNIITQDAKTWYDKGVTASIQAYDAMGKIAGVVEYSAVTPAEIDTYLQHADIAFGGTDEQKLEKIGVQNFLNHFKSPWEAWGSWKRLGIPKQGGILPMEPVTIGGVEAAIPRRWQLPIPNSLNITNYNNALAEMQTSGEYGSPNQLTGRVWWDKQ; encoded by the coding sequence ATGAATATCAAACATAAATTAGGCATCGGCGTATTGGCCATCGCAACTTTTGCGAGCGCTTGTACAAAGGATTTTGCTGAATACAATACAGACCCGGAAGTATCTCCCACACTGCCGCCGGAATATATGATCACTTCTTCCCAGAAGGCAATGGTAGACAGGGATTTTGACTGGTACTACGATAACTACGGTTACCTCATGCGCTGGATGCAGTTCACGGTAGCTTTTCCTGCAGGTAATGTGGCTGGTATGTTTGGCGCACAGAATGTGAATGATTATTACCAGGCTTTCTACACCAACATCGGCCGTAACCTCGTGGAGATCGAAAAGATCGTGGGTAAAATGCCGGAAGCAGATCGTGGCCAGTATCGCAACCTTATAGCCATAGCACGCATCCATAAAGCATTTGCCGCATTCCGCGTGTCAGATGTGAATGGTTCTATTCCTTACACAGAAGCACTGAGAGCACGCGAAACAGCTAATTTCACCCCGGTATATGATACACAGGAAAAAGTGTTCGCCACTTTAGATGCAGAGCTGAAAGGCGCAGTGGATTCCCTGGTGAAACCTGCTGCCGGTCAGATCTCTTATGGCTCATACGATATGTTCTATACCAATGCAGCCACGGCAACAGCCAATTACGCAAAAACAGCCAACGTACTGCGTTTAAAGATCGCGATGCGTTTGCTGAAACGTAACCCTGCAAAAACAAAACAGATCGTGGATGATGTACTCGCCAGTGCAGGCGGCGTATACACCAGCAATGAGGAAGAATGGAAATTTATTTCCGGAACAAACTTTGCCCGTGGTGGTAACTGGGGTTCCCAGGGGAATAATTCCAGCGCAGCCGGCCGTAATATGCTGAACTTCCTGCGTACGCACACAGATCCGCGTCTTCGCCTGTTCTATAAAAAGAATGGCATGACTAGGGAACGTTTTGATTATATCAAACTGGGTGGCGGTTTCCCTGAAACGGCTGTTTATAACCCGGAACGTTATGTGGGTTTACCGGTTAGTCCTGATGCAGTGAACCTCCCTGCAAACGTGAACCTTTTCGGCACAAAAACTTACAGCCTCGTATTTGCAGATGGCAGAAAAGAAGATGTAACGGTAGATACATTGTCCCAATACCAGAACAGGCTGTTCGATCTTTCTGGTGATGGTGGTGCAAATGGCCAGTACACACAACCTTTGCTCACTTATGCGGAATACTGCTTCATCATGTCCGAGCTCGCTGTGCGTAATATTATCACACAGGATGCAAAGACCTGGTACGACAAAGGTGTAACTGCTTCTATCCAGGCTTACGATGCCATGGGCAAGATAGCTGGTGTTGTTGAATACAGTGCGGTAACGCCGGCAGAAATAGATACTTACCTGCAGCATGCAGATATTGCTTTCGGAGGAACAGATGAGCAGAAGCTGGAAAAGATCGGCGTGCAGAATTTCCTGAACCATTTCAAATCTCCATGGGAAGCATGGGGCAGCTGGAAAAGGCTGGGTATTCCAAAGCAAGGAGGTATTCTGCCAATGGAACCTGTAACGATCGGTGGCGTGGAAGCTGCAATACCCCGCCGCTGGCAATTGCCCATCCCCAATTCATTGAACATAACGAACTACAATAACGCCCTCGCTGAAATGCAGACGAGTGGTGAGTACGGCAGCCCTAACCAGCTGACCGGACGCGTATGGTGGGATAAACAGTGA